The genome window TGGCTTGTATTTCCCCATCGCTCACACTAAGCTACTCCTCCGCACCATCAGACATCCTCTCGACcgaacaatcacgaatcttaCCTTTAAGCCTGGAAACGACCTGGCCTCAATGCTGCTCCTATCGTGGCTATGACTCTAGTCGATAGTCCGTTGTTAGAAACGGACAGAGTGGGCAGAGAGTTCGCACTTTGCAGTGTGACCTGGTGCATTCCACCAAACTCGGGTTCTCGAGTTGCTGGTGCAACATTTCGAGAGGTGAAGCGGTCCATCTgccttcacgattcgtgattctgacATGTTCAACCGAACGAAACGAAAGCGCAGTGAGCCGGTCAAAGTGGGGGCGGAACCGACAccacagacacgagacggGAGACGGGAGACGGATCgttttcgtgtttcgtgttCACGGTTTGTTCGACATCAGATGCTACAAGCGCGGCGTAACATGCTTGGTTTCGACTCTtgagtcgcgagtcacgGACACGAGAGTTTAGAGATGAAcgaagtcgtgagtgaatcAAGAACTGCTCACGTGGGATCGTCAACCCTAGCCACGAATCGCCCTACTTTCAAAGTAAACAAGCTTGCCACGTCAACGTGACTTTTTAGTCTCGCCTTTCGTTTGGCGCCCTGGATCAAAGCGGCGACCTCTCAGATAGCCCACGCCATGTCGCACCTTGAAGCACGAGAGGTTTCTCGACCTTGGGTTCTTATAGACATGACGTGGCTGCTCGCCAGACGACAAGTGCTTGTACAATCGTTCCTTGGTCTTGAACGAGAAGAAAAGGCTCGTTGATCTCGCTTGCCGAGACAGCTCGCTTAAAGTGGTCACTAGAGATGCGTGCCTTGGTCACTTTACCGATTTGTAGTATCACACAGACAGAAAGTGGGAAACTGCAGAAATCACTGAGAGGATGACACTTTGGTCGAAAAGGAGGATCATTCCGAGGATGTAAGAACGCTAATGGTAAGAGGTGAAAGTCAAACGGCGGAGTAAACAGAGAGCGGATAGGTGGAAGAGGGAGGGGCAGAGTAGATGGCATGCAGAAACCTCGTGCTCTAAGCCAAGCTGTTGACGGCGAGGCTGTTTTGAAAATACCCCCAAACGGCTCCATTGCCAGCCATACCTTATGCGTTGGTAAGATGCTATACGAAAGACCACTTGATATCAATCACTCCAGCCTCCAAACTCGCCAACTGTTTAAACAGCGAAGGTGTCATATCCAAGCTGGTAGGCTTGCAGCCCGGGCACAAATCCGCCACCGTCGCGTCGGCGCATCTCGCACCGTGACAGACCTTGACCCTCTTAAAGCAGTGCGATCCGCCTTGATAGATGTCCTTGGACAGCGCTACAATCTTGTCGTTGGCCGTGTTCCATTTTCCACAAGAACCCTGATTGGGCTTGAAAAAGGTACCTTTGCCACTAAATGTGCCTTTCGAGGGGCGTTTACGGTTGTCGTGGTGTTTATGACGGTTATGCGATTTGCGGCGACGTCCAGCTTGTTTGTCCGAGCGATGGTGCGTCTTTTTATCATGTTGATtccgctgctcgagcgtgcTGCCTTCAGAAGCAGCGTTGTCGTACTCTTGGTCATCCTCTCCTTCGTCCACTTCGACATCAatctcttccacctcgacaTCCTCCATTCGTTTGTGTAATGATATGTCGCCTGCGGAAGACACGGAAGACCTCACCGAATCGGGTCGTGCAGATAGCAGCGATGAGGACGATGGAGATGCCTCATTGAGGCTGGGTATGTGTGCActcgcagctgcaacgACAAGCGCAGAGCAGAGTGCTAGCAATGAGAGTCTCATGAGATGCTTTTGGTGGCTTTTCCTTGAGGCTTCTGCTGTCTAAACGTGTGTTGGAAATGAAGGTGGTCCGTTTTTGGAGGAGCGCTCAGATATAGAACTTTTGCGAGATGGAGCGAACTACGTAGAGACCGGGAGTGAGAGGAAGATCGAAAGCGCGGAGGGGACACGTACAAGAGCAGATGAGGTGATGAGAGGAAGGACAACGATGACATCCAAGATGGTAGCACAGCCAAACCACCATTTTTAGGATCCGAGGCTATTCACGACTGGTCTAGGGGGAAACAGCATCAACCCACCATACTGTGGTACCACCGCCACGACGCAGCTCGTGCACAACACACTGCTCGTAAGCGCCTCCGCCCTGACGCTGCAGTCTATTGTGTAGATGCTTCGGTGACCCCACTTTGGCAGCCGCCGCACCGTTCCACACCTTGGTGCTTGAGTTACAATGTTGGTAGGTATCAGCGGCGGGTGCGGACTATCGAGGTGCTCGGCGAATCGGATCAACGACACGTTAAAACCGATACAACTACCCACGACTGTCTGTTTTGACGCTTTATTCTGCTTCTACATCCTGGAAAAGCGGAGCGTGAAATCATACAGGATCAACACGTACGCGAAGAGCGATCGACAACGTGCATGCAATGCAGGCCTGTTGCTGTCTTTAAATAACTAGCTTAATACTGTAAGTTAGTTAGATAGTCCCTTCGCCTGCgaatcagtcacgagtttcGCCGCTTGAAATTTTGTCTCTCGTCTCCGTTGCTCCCCTGCGTGTTGTGACTCTGCCAGTCAAATCTGTAACTCAGCGTTAACTTTCTTCGATTATCTCTGCTTGCTCAAAAAAGTCAAACCCGTTTCGGATTGGGGTAACTTAGAGTTTGCTCGTCTTGTGTCTTCAGCGCTGAGTTTCTTACTCGACAGTAACACATAAGACGCGGTGCGTGAGTCGACCTGAAACAGAATTCCCAacgacaatcacgaatcacgaaacacgaataatcgtgaatgtaaCTTAGTGatttgctcttcttgctgcAGTGCCTCGCTTCATCTGCaagtcagtcacgagttcgTCCCGTTCCTCCTCGTGCCTTTCGCCTACCGTTTTGGTTTTCGAATGAGTGTCAGAACATTTTCTCTTACTGCACCATTCTTACTTGGTTGATGAGGTGTTGCTCTCTAGAGTTGATTTTGAATTCGACAAGATCGCGTTCCTGCTGTAACGTTATGCTGTTTGCTCCATTCGATCCAAGTTCCCGCTCCGACGCCGAATTAACTACGCGAAATCCACGCACCGCCTCCGCTTCCAACTCCTGCCTATATGAACAGGTAGAATTGGTTGCAGGATGAAGCTGTAAACCTCGCCGAAAATAGTAACACTAAGTTAGCGAAAACCTGTCTCTCAACTTCGCCAAATCTGTGAATGATTTGGGAATGAGTAGAGTCTGCGTGTCCTCGACACCTGCCGAAAAAGGAGGATGGGCACCGCAATTGCTCGAAACAGTGTTGCAGCTGACAAGATTACCAAAGAGAGTCTCCTCTCTATTCGCACACAGCTTAAGCAAAACTTACAGAATCGTAAGAAACTCTGTCGAAAGGGCAAAAAAAGTATGCATCGACGGGGAATCGAACCCCGGTCGGGACGAATTCGTGGTTAAGCCTTGAATAAGGCGGGCTGGCAACGTCCCGTGATACCACTACACTACCAATGCTTTCAGGTGCATATATCTTGTTACACTGTAATTATATGTAATATTATGACCGTTCCATTTCTATGTCACAAGCATCGCCTGTTCACGCTTGGTCTGAGGTTAAACAACTCTttacagtcgtgagtctgtcCTTATCACGCTCTAGCTGAATTGTTGTTTCAAAGCAAGGAATGACATGTAGATCAAAAGCATGAAAACCATGTGCAAGCACTGACCACGGACGAAGAAAAGGCCCTCGTGACGCCTCCGTTCGCAATCGCGTGACTTGCGAGCTAGCCGGCGTCAACACAGCTCAGATTCTGGCCCATGTAGATCGTTGTGAGCACACCGATATGGTTTGAGGTGCGGATCTAGCCGAGAATTTTAAACCCCGTATCTACTGCAGCCTGGCTTgccactcatgactgctTACCAGGTGCAACGCCATCAACGAGTCCAACCAGACGCAACCTTGAATGAACGAACAGGGTCGAGAACAGGAACTGCGAGAGCTGATGGTCGTACAGCGGTAGATGACGGTAGCCCTGTTGTAGAGCACCCACCGATACTGAATAAGCTGCTACACTctcagcgtcgatcgacgatgtgGATGATGTAGACGAGGTTTCACTACCCGCCTTGCTTCCAGCGTCGTCatccgcagcagcttcggtGTTGCTTTGTCGAATCGCTGCCGTTGGGTTCAAAGAGAGTCGAGAGCCAGATTCGACGACGGcagtcgagatcgatggGGTCGGAGCCAGTGTGTCTTCAGAACCTCGTGTTGTCCTTGATGTAGCCTGTTCTTCAGCAACGTCATCGTCCAAGTCATCGTCAAAAACCTCAAAGCGCACAAAGCAGAGGTCTAAAAGACCACGACTTAGGCGTTCCAGCTCCGGATACGTCAAGGCAGCGCCTTGAGAGGCCTTGCTGGCTTCGACcagcgcagcaagctcaTTACTGGCCCCGGCGGGAACGTCGATGAGCACGCTCATGTGTGTATGCCACTCCGGACTAAAGCCATTGCCCTTCACCGTTGGAGTGCGAAGAAGGTGAGTCGGCGCTAAGGCTGTCGTCTTTGCCGATGACTTAGCTCTCTGTGGCCCTGGCGAGGGTTCAGAGGAGGAACCAACGTCGGCTGAATGCTGGAGGCGCTTATCTGTATGgcttgaagctgctgcaatGGTGCCATCGCCTGAACTCTGTTCAGAAACGCTTGTTTGCCGGGTCTGTATTACGCTGTCAGGGGCCGCTTCGCAGTGATCTACGGGCGGAGCTGGTGACAAGGGCAATTCCTTCGCCTCtctcggcgtcgacgcttTCTGCAATAGCCCCTTGGGTTGCTTGCCCCAGCAACCAGGCGTCAGCAAGGAGACTACCACAAACGGGTCAATCGGCTCGCGGTTGTCGTGGTAGCTATGCCCCTTGTCCTTGTCTTTGTCCTTGCTCGCACCAGCTTTATTCTTCTTTGGCAACTGCTGCGCCGATACAATGCGAAGATCGAGTTGAAAGCGCACCACTTTTCCCTGAAGCGTTTTGCCGTGCTCTTTGGTGCGTagcgctgctggcttgAGCACGTATCCGCATCGGCCGTTGCGGCTGAACATGGCCTGATTGAGCTCAAAGCCTAAATCAGTCGTCTGCCAGTTGAGCGCCACAAGCTGACATCCGGCTGCCCACATGTCAAGCGGAACAAAGTTTCGACTGGCGTGCAGTCTCGCAAAGCTCATCATCGAGGGGTAGATACGCGTAAGATGGGAGCGGTTGTGCTTGATGAGTGCCTCATTGGAAATGGGATCGCGGATCATCTTGAGGGCAGTCTTCTCCGACAAGGAGACCATATGCTGAGTAGCATAAGACTCCTTCTTGTTGAAACCGCGACATTTGACGCCGATTGTATAAATGAGCAGTGAAGCGAGCGCGGTCGACATCATTTTTTTCgttgctttgctgcttcgaCTGCCATTACCTGGGGTTTCGTAACTTGCTTTAGCAGTGCCATCATCGGATGCATCACCGGAACGATATCCTGCTTGACCTGCCGATGTCGCTTGGACTCGATGACTGCGCCTGGTGACGCGGCAAACGAGCTGCTTAGCGCTGGTGAGACGCGATTCAATCTCAGAGTCGGTCGTGCTGGTGGTATCTGTTGCAGACGTTGGCGGCTCGAGCACCATGGTGGGAATCACATCGGTGCCGTCTTTCTGCTTAGCAGACAAAGCCAAGCCATCGGCCGCCTTTGGAAGGGGGAGCGCTTGGTGACCATCAGCCGCTGCAACATTTTTCGCTTTGACCAATACCTTGAACTTGAGCTTCTCAGGCGAAGGAAGCTCGTCAGTCGAGCCGGGCAAAGTCTGAGAGTCAATCGGCTGGCTCAAGAGCATTTCACCAAGCGTATCTATGAGGATACGTGCCATGACCTCTTGCTGCGGTGGGTCGGCATGTACCTCGAGACTGAGGATGAGAGGATAAGGTGACGTGACAAAGGCGTAGCGAGCAATAGCGCTGATGACGTCCTGAAAGGGCACCCGGCTGGTGAGGGTACGCCCATGGGTGATCTGCGGCACGTTGTTAGGACCATCCCAgcagtcgagctcgacgctaCGTGCGCCTTGCAGAAGAGCGCGGATGTAACCCTCGACGGTACTGTCTCCTTTCCACTGTCCTCCGACGAGATAAGTATTGTGGCTCGAGCTGATGTAGTACTCGCTCAAAGGACGCGTCATGTCGTGCTGGATGGTCGACTTGCGTAGATGGGCGGCCACCTTTCTCGTGTTTGCCATCGAATCGCTTGCCCCTGCAGCGATCAGCTCGTCAGTTGTATTGGCAAAAGCACGCGAAGGTGTGCGTTGCTGTGGGCACTGATTGGCGTCTGtgtcttgctgctgcgaacACTGCTGTGTGTCACTATACTCGACTGCGTCTATCGAGCCCGAACATGGAGGTCTGCCCAGCACAGTCGCATCGACAGGGTTCGAAACAATGGTCGAAAAGAGTGGAAGCTGGTCTAGCAAGGGTGGATTGTCAGATGAAGAAAGAAAATCAAGAAAGCCATCGTAGTCCATCTGGGCCCTTTCGGTAGGGGCATCGGCGTGATGCGAGCTTGAAAGGCGACTGTTGCAGTGCCGGTGGAAGAGATCGTCAATCTGACCGTTAGAAAAGTTGTGATTGCCTTGCTCTTCACGAATGAAGCGCCGGAAACTGTCTATCGACATAGCTTGGGTTCTACACGGCTCAGGCCCCATCACCCGGCTAGTTTGCATGACCGAAGGGGCAGGGCAAGATTGGGTATCGACGCTTGATGCGTCTGACAGGGCCGGAGAACCCTCGAGCTCAGGTGCCTGTCCTCGAAGGTCGTGGTCATCCTTAGTTACGCCAGACCCTCGTCGAAGCTGTTCCAGAGGCTGTTCCAGAGGCTGGTCCGCCCAGGCAGCAAAGATGGTCTCAATGTCGGCTctctgcttgagcagcgagacAAAGTGCTGAAAGTCTTGAAAATCGAGAAAGCCGCGATTGCGCCAGTCGGCAAGGTTGAAGCAGCGTCGAAGGTGAGCCTTGTTGGACTCGATACCTAGACGTCGACAAAGCAGTATGACTTCTTCGATGGAAAGCTTCTCATCGTTGGACTCGTCTGCATCTTTCCAGTGATGGCGCATCCAGAGGTGACGGCGATTTTCAAGGCTCGAGGAAGCGCCAACTGCGCCGAGAAGCTCTCTTCGCAGAGATTGGAGATGGAGCAGACTGgctcgccatctcgagAGCGATTGATCGGAAAGGGCAATGAGGTGAAGGGCTTTGTAGATGCCATTATTCTGGTAGATAATGGTAAGCCAGCGCGACTCGTGTGCCGAAGAGATGTTGAGGGATGTGCGATacgaggcagcagaggGCCCAAAACGGACTTCGCGGATCGATTCGAGATTGACGCGATTGTTTTTCTTTGATTCCCACAGAATCTGGCCGCGATCTGGATCGAGCTTAAAGGTGCGTGGCTTGACCTTTTTGTGAGTGACCTTGAGCATCTGTTCGCCTTCAGGAAGCAGCAATTCGTGACTTGCCTCACAAGTCGATGGagctgcaccagcagaGCTTTGCGATGGCGAAAGACTTTCCCCGATTGCAGTTGTAGTGCCACTGGAATCGGATCGTCGGACACCTGAGGTCTCGGGGCCGTATCGATTGCTATCGGAAGGGTTAGCTAAGGATCCTGTCGGGGATAGTTGACTGTCGTGACTCAAATGAGTTGGAGGAGGTGAGGAGACCGGCTCATTTTCCGAGATCGCAGAAGGAGACGCTAGCAATGGTGAATCTCTGTCCAAGGTTTTAGACAAGCTGCGAGAAAGTACGATCTGCTGTGAATCCACTTCTGCCGACGTGCTGCCGGATCTCATCCTGCGATATGTCTCGCTGGCACGC of Mycosarcoma maydis chromosome 7, whole genome shotgun sequence contains these proteins:
- a CDS encoding uncharacterized protein (related to PLC1 - 1-phosphatidylinositol-4,5-bisphosphate phosphodiesterase), with protein sequence MSASDRHAASDRAAGRSVRSWLRSLLQGPSDQHADRGTYASSQGSAVVSSTGPASVGTDMISFHHTFEDVERPSFAPPPRSFSGGSSNGSLSYDAAAKRTLAQPIATPRAGAAHSSTNLLSANSLATSPSPSASPPKSPRIARTLTSSVASLTDRLHHQRRASETYRRMRSGSTSAEVDSQQIVLSRSLSKTLDRDSPLLASPSAISENEPVSSPPPTHLSHDSQLSPTGSLANPSDSNRYGPETSGVRRSDSSGTTTAIGESLSPSQSSAGAAPSTCEASHELLLPEGEQMLKVTHKKVKPRTFKLDPDRGQILWESKKNNRVNLESIREVRFGPSAASYRTSLNISSAHESRWLTIIYQNNGIYKALHLIALSDQSLSRWRASLLHLQSLRRELLGAVGASSSLENRRHLWMRHHWKDADESNDEKLSIEEVILLCRRLGIESNKAHLRRCFNLADWRNRGFLDFQDFQHFVSLLKQRADIETIFAAWADQPLEQPLEQLRRGSGVTKDDHDLRGQAPELEGSPALSDASSVDTQSCPAPSVMQTSRVMGPEPCRTQAMSIDSFRRFIREEQGNHNFSNGQIDDLFHRHCNSRLSSSHHADAPTERAQMDYDGFLDFLSSSDNPPLLDQLPLFSTIVSNPVDATVLGRPPCSGSIDAVEYSDTQQCSQQQDTDANQCPQQRTPSRAFANTTDELIAAGASDSMANTRKVAAHLRKSTIQHDMTRPLSEYYISSSHNTYLVGGQWKGDSTVEGYIRALLQGARSVELDCWDGPNNVPQITHGRTLTSRVPFQDVISAIARYAFVTSPYPLILSLEVHADPPQQEVMARILIDTLGEMLLSQPIDSQTLPGSTDELPSPEKLKFKVLVKAKNVAAADGHQALPLPKAADGLALSAKQKDGTDVIPTMVLEPPTSATDTTSTTDSEIESRLTSAKQLVCRVTRRSHRVQATSAGQAGYRSGDASDDGTAKASYETPGNGSRSSKATKKMMSTALASLLIYTIGVKCRGFNKKESYATQHMVSLSEKTALKMIRDPISNEALIKHNRSHLTRIYPSMMSFARLHASRNFVPLDMWAAGCQLVALNWQTTDLGFELNQAMFSRNGRCGYVLKPAALRTKEHGKTLQGKVVRFQLDLRIVSAQQLPKKNKAGASKDKDKDKGHSYHDNREPIDPFVVVSLLTPGCWGKQPKGLLQKASTPREAKELPLSPAPPVDHCEAAPDSVIQTRQTSVSEQSSGDGTIAAASSHTDKRLQHSADVGSSSEPSPGPQRAKSSAKTTALAPTHLLRTPTVKGNGFSPEWHTHMSVLIDVPAGASNELAALVEASKASQGAALTYPELERLSRGLLDLCFVRFEVFDDDLDDDVAEEQATSRTTRGSEDTLAPTPSISTAVVESGSRLSLNPTAAIRQSNTEAAADDDAGSKAGSETSSTSSTSSIDAESVAAYSVSVGALQQGYRHLPLYDHQLSQFLFSTLFVHSRLRLVGLVDGVAPGKQS